A single region of the Populus nigra chromosome 2, ddPopNigr1.1, whole genome shotgun sequence genome encodes:
- the LOC133682910 gene encoding LOW QUALITY PROTEIN: deoxyuridine 5'-triphosphate nucleotidohydrolase-like (The sequence of the model RefSeq protein was modified relative to this genomic sequence to represent the inferred CDS: substituted 2 bases at 2 genomic stop codons), protein MAGTSGTIKWKSLPWATAPIPSSLLKVEKLSESVALPSRCSLLAISYDLSRIKPNPLLIEVLARGKALILIDLSIAITKGTYAHIAPRSGLAWKHSIDVGAGVIDDDYRGPVGVILVNQSTVDFEVKVGDXIAXLFFEKIVTSDVMEVEDLDATVRGVGGFGSTSV, encoded by the exons ATGGCGGGAACTTCTGGCACCATCAAGTGGAAATCCCTGCCATGGGCGA CCGCTCCAATCCCATCATCTCTCTTGAAAGTGGAAAAGCTATCTGAAAGTGTTGCTTTGCCCTCTAGATGCTCTCTGCTTGCCATTAGCTATGATCTCTCTAGGATTAAGCCAAACCCTCTtcta ATAGAGGTTCTAGCTAGAGGAAAAGCCCTTATCCTAATAGATTTGAGCATTGCTATAACTAAAGGAACTTATGCTCATATTG CACCCAGATCGGGATTGGCATGGAAGCATTCGATTGATGTGGGTGCTGGTGTCATAGATGATGATTACAGAGGCCCTGTTGGAGTTATCTTAGTTAACCAATCTACTGTTGATTTCGAGGTAAAGGTTGGCGATTGAATTGCGTAAttgttttttgagaaaattgtAACTTCTGATGTCATGGAAGTTGAGGATTTGGATGCAACTGTGAGAGGTGTTGGAGGGTTTGGATCTACTAGTGTTTGA
- the LOC133682909 gene encoding uncharacterized protein LOC133682909: protein MASRKNASSNRLDVGWQHGIDVDKNSRKVLCKYCQKIISGGIFRFKQHLACTRKDVEPCQQVPENVKQMILGVLVKNLEAAEKKRKALQYSGNDDDDDEIKEISSKDKGKRVASGSGSTQTTLNQLLKNDIREETCRQIARFFYTSAIPFNCVKNPEFIKALEMVAKHGPGFKPPSYYDIREKYLKQEVDQTMKLLEEYKLEWKKTGCSIMSDGWTDKKRRCICNFLVNSPKGTIFLSSVDTSNMSKTADKVFEMLDAIVERIGEENVVQVVTDNAANYKAAGQLLMEKRKSLFWTPCAAHCIDLIS from the coding sequence ATGGCATCTAGAAAAAATGCTTCTAGTAATAGGCTTGATGTGGGATGGCAGCATGGTATAGATGTTGataaaaattctagaaaagtttTGTGCAAgtattgtcaaaaaattattagtggAGGTATATTTCGTTTCAAACAACATTTGGCTTGCACTCGTAAGGATGTTGAGCCATGTCAACAAGTGCCAGAAAATGTTAAGCAGATGATTTTGGGTGTTTTAGTGAAAAATCTAGAGGcagctgaaaagaaaagaaaggcccTTCAATATAGtggaaatgatgatgatgatgatgaaataaaagaaattagctCCAAGGACAAAGGAAAGAGAGTAGCTAGTGGGAGTGGAAGTACACAAACAACTCTAAATCAATTgctaaaaaatgatattagaGAAGAAACATGTCGACAAATTGCTAGGTTTTTCTACACTAGTGCAATTCCatttaattgtgtaaaaaaCCCTGAGTTTATTAAGGCACTTGAAATGGTTGCAAAGCATGGGCCAGGTTTCAAGCCTCCATCCTACTATGATATTAGAGAGAAGTATTTGAAGCAAGAAGTGGATCAAACAATGAAATTGCTTGAGGAGTACAAGctagaatggaaaaaaacagGTTGTTCAATAATGTCTGATGGATGGACAGATAAAAAAAGACGTTGTATTTGTAACTTTTTGGTTAATAGTCCTAAAGGGACAATTTTTTTGTCATCGGTGGATACTTCTAATATGTCCAAGACTGCTGATAAGGTATTTGAGATGTTAGATGCCATTGTGGAGAGGATTGGGGAGGAAAATGTTGTTCAAGTAGTCACCGATAATGCTGCAAATTATAAGGCAGCGGGACAATtattaatggaaaaaagaaagagtttgtTTTGGACACCATGTGCTGCCCATTGTATTGACTTGATATCATAA